One genomic region from Gadus morhua chromosome 9, gadMor3.0, whole genome shotgun sequence encodes:
- the hapln3 gene encoding hyaluronan and proteoglycan link protein 3, whose product MITPPRPLAAVCLLLLLVPGCLGTPQYNNGFYYHDISNGHGNKEIFYDGVQLHVESQQPLVSAIRGSSVTLPCHFRYEPELSAPRRTRIKWSWLPASDRHDDSDPDTVPNLIRETEVMVAMGNRHRSYGGFRGRVRLRRSAPGDMSLVIRELQLNDTGRYRCEVIDGVEDESVTVDLEMRGVVFPYYSQHGRYHYNFLGAQAACEEQDATLASFEQLFTAWEEGLDWCNAGWLADGTVQYPITTPRAGCGGVALSPGLRSYGQRHRLLHRYDAFCFSASLKGTVYFLIHPSNLTFSEAQQACRSDGGQMATVGQIYAGWRLMGLDRCDAGWLADGSVRYPIIKARAHCGTEEPGVRSFGFPAHNKKFGVYCYRLT is encoded by the exons ATGATCACTCCACCGCGCCCCCTGGCGGCCGTCTGCCTGCTACTCCTGCTGGTGCCCGGCTGCCTCGGGACCCCGCAATACAACAACGGCTTCTATTACCATGATATTAGTAACGGACACGGAAATAAAGAGA TCTTCTACGACGGGGTGCAGCTGCACGTGGAGTCCCAGCAGCCCCTGGTGTCCGCCATTAGGGGCAGCAGCGTCACCCTGCCCTGCCACTTCCGCTACGAGCCCGAGCTGAGCGCCCCGCGCCGGACACGCATCAAGTGGTCCTGGCTCCCCGCCAGCGATCGCCACGACGACTCGGACCCGGACACCGTCCCCAACCTCATCCGGGAGACGGAGGTGATGGTCGCCATGGGCAACCGCCACCGCAGCTACGGCGGTTTCCGGGGGCGTGTGCGCCTGCGGCGCTCGGCGCCCGGCGACATGTCGCTGGTCATCAGGGAGCTGCAGCTCAACGACACCGGCCGCTACCGCTGTGAGGTCATCGACGGCGTGGAGGACGAGAGCGTCACGGTGGACCTGGAGATGAGAg GCGTGGTATTTCCCTACTACTCCCAGCATGGAAGATACCACTACAACTTCCTGGGGGCCCAGGCAGCGTGTGAGGAGCAGGACGCTACTCTGGCGTCGTTCGAGCAGCTGTTCACGGCCTGGGAGGAGGGGCTTGACTGGTGTAATGCCGGCTGGTTGGCTGATGGCACCGTGCAGTATCCAATCACGACGCCCCGTGCGGGCTGTGGGGGCGTGGCCTTATCACCTGGATTGCGTAGCTATGGACAACGGCATCGGCTGCTTCACCGCTATGATGCCTTCTGCTTCTCTGCCTCGCTCAAGG GGACGGTTTACTTCCTGATACACCCGTCAAACCTCACCTTCTCGGAGGCCCAGCAGGCGTGCAGGAGTGACGGCGGCCAAATGGCCACAGTGGGACAGATCTACGCCGGCTGGAGGCTGATGGGATTGGACCGCTGTGACGCCGGCTGGTTGGCTGACGGAAGTGTCCGTTACCCCATCATCAAAGCCCGGGCTCACTGCGGGACAGAGGAGCCGGGAGTGCGGAGCTTTGGATTTCCTGCACATAACAAGAAATTTGGTGTCTATTGCTACCGGTTGACCTAA
- the LOC115551031 gene encoding lactadherin isoform X2 produces MKTLSCFSLYLPLFAVSLVFGAISTVNGDYCVVNKCSNGGICVTGSGEPFICICPDGFTGDTCNETETGPCNPNPCTNDGVCVATGHTRRGDVFSEYVCECQLGFEGVHCQNRVKGADLNVKKDVNECAAKPCKNGGSCRDLEGDFVCQCPSPYVGKQCHLRCVSLLGMEGGGIAESQISASSVYYGILGLQRWGPELARLNRKGLVNAWTAAAHDRNPWIEVNMQRTMRFTGMVSQGASRMGTAEYIKAFKVASSLDGRVYTVYKQGADRKDHVFMGNVDNDSTKTNLFDPPIIARFLRIIPVVCRKACTLRMELVGCELNGCSESLGIRSRLVSDRQITASSVFRTWGIEAFSWQPHYARLDKQGKTNAWAAASNNRSEWLQVDLESPKRVTGIITQGAKDFGSVQFVTAFKVSYSNDGQSWATVKDDTAKTDMIFQGNSDNNVHKNNAFEPPFYARFVRVVPWAWHERITLRMELLGCNE; encoded by the exons ATGAAGACACTATCgtgtttttcactttatttgccACTTTTCGCAGTTTCTTTGGTTTTCGGTGCCATTTCCACTGTGAACG GTGACTACTGCGTGGTGAACAAGTGCAGTAACGGAGGAATCTGTGTGACGGGTTCAGGCGAGCCCTTCATCTGTATCTGCCCCGATGGGTTCACCGGAGACACCTGCAACGAGACGGAGACCG GGCCGTGCAACCCCAACCCGTGCACAAACGACGGCGTCTGCGTTGCGACGGGCCACACGCGGCGAGGGGACGTGTTCAGCGAGTACGTCTGCGAGTGCCAGCTGGGCTTCGAGGGCGTGCACTGCCAGAACA GAGTCAAAGGAGCAGACCTGAATGTGAAAAAAG ATGTTAATGAGTGCGCTGCCAAGCCTTGCAAAAATGGTGGATCCTGTCGTGACCTTGAAGGGGACTTTGTCTGCCAGTGCCCTTCCCCTTACGTGGGCAAACAGTGCCATCtcc GCTGTGTGTCCCTGCTGGgcatggagggagggggcatcGCTGAGTCCCAGATCTCCGCCTCCTCGGTCTACTACGGGATCCTGGGCCTGCAGCGCTGGGGCCCCGAGCTGGCCCGCCTCAACCGCAAGGGCCTGGTGAACGCCTGGACCGCCGCCGCGCACGACAGGAACCCCTGGATCGAG gTCAACATGCAGAGGACGATGCGGTTCACGGGCATGGTGAGTCAGGGCGCCAGCCGGATGGGGACGGCGGAGTACATCAAGGCCTTCAAGGTGGCGTCCAGCCTGGACGGACGCGTGTACACCGTGTACAAGCAGGGCGCCGACCGGAAGGACCAT GTGTTCATGGGGAACGTGGACAACGACAGCACCAAGACCAATCTGTTCGACCCGCCCATCATCGCTCGCTTCCTCCGCATCATCCCTGTGGTGTGCCGCAAGGCGTGCACCCTGCGTATGGAGCTGGTGGGCTGTGAGCTCAATg GTTGTTCCGAGTCGCTGGGGATCCGGTCCCGGTTGGTGTCGGACCGCCAGATCACGGCCTCCAGCGTGTTCCGGACCTGGGGCATCGAGGCCTTCTCCTGGCAGCCGCACTACGCCCGGCTGGACAAGCAGGGCAAGACCAACGCCTGGGCCGCAGCCAGCAACAACCGCTCCGAGTGGCTGCAG GTGGACCTGGAGTCTCCCAAGAGGGTCACGGGCATCATCACCCAGGGAGCCAAGGACTTTGGCTCCGTGCAGTTCGTCACCGCCTTCAAGGTATCCTACAGCAACGACGGCCAGTCCTGGGCCACGGTCAAGGATGACACCGCCAAGACAGACATg ATCTTCCAGGGCAACAGTGACAACAACGTCCACAAGAACAACGCCTTCGAGCCGCCCTTCTACGCACGCTTTGTGCGGGTGGTCCCGTGGGCGTGGCACGAGCGCATCACTCTGCGCATGGAGCTGCTGGGCTGCAATGAGTAg
- the LOC115551031 gene encoding lactadherin isoform X1, with product MKTLSCFSLYLPLFAVSLVFGAISTVNGDYCVVNKCSNGGICVTGSGEPFICICPDGFTGDTCNETETGPCNPNPCTNDGVCVATGHTRRGDVFSEYVCECQLGFEGVHCQNRVKGADLNVKKDVNECAAKPCKNGGSCRDLEGDFVCQCPSPYVGKQCHLRCVSLLGMEGGGIAESQISASSVYYGILGLQRWGPELARLNRKGLVNAWTAAAHDRNPWIEVNMQRTMRFTGMVSQGASRMGTAEYIKAFKVASSLDGRVYTVYKQGADRKDHVFMGNVDNDSTKTNLFDPPIIARFLRIIPVVCRKACTLRMELVGCELNVVSSNTTGCSESLGIRSRLVSDRQITASSVFRTWGIEAFSWQPHYARLDKQGKTNAWAAASNNRSEWLQVDLESPKRVTGIITQGAKDFGSVQFVTAFKVSYSNDGQSWATVKDDTAKTDMIFQGNSDNNVHKNNAFEPPFYARFVRVVPWAWHERITLRMELLGCNE from the exons ATGAAGACACTATCgtgtttttcactttatttgccACTTTTCGCAGTTTCTTTGGTTTTCGGTGCCATTTCCACTGTGAACG GTGACTACTGCGTGGTGAACAAGTGCAGTAACGGAGGAATCTGTGTGACGGGTTCAGGCGAGCCCTTCATCTGTATCTGCCCCGATGGGTTCACCGGAGACACCTGCAACGAGACGGAGACCG GGCCGTGCAACCCCAACCCGTGCACAAACGACGGCGTCTGCGTTGCGACGGGCCACACGCGGCGAGGGGACGTGTTCAGCGAGTACGTCTGCGAGTGCCAGCTGGGCTTCGAGGGCGTGCACTGCCAGAACA GAGTCAAAGGAGCAGACCTGAATGTGAAAAAAG ATGTTAATGAGTGCGCTGCCAAGCCTTGCAAAAATGGTGGATCCTGTCGTGACCTTGAAGGGGACTTTGTCTGCCAGTGCCCTTCCCCTTACGTGGGCAAACAGTGCCATCtcc GCTGTGTGTCCCTGCTGGgcatggagggagggggcatcGCTGAGTCCCAGATCTCCGCCTCCTCGGTCTACTACGGGATCCTGGGCCTGCAGCGCTGGGGCCCCGAGCTGGCCCGCCTCAACCGCAAGGGCCTGGTGAACGCCTGGACCGCCGCCGCGCACGACAGGAACCCCTGGATCGAG gTCAACATGCAGAGGACGATGCGGTTCACGGGCATGGTGAGTCAGGGCGCCAGCCGGATGGGGACGGCGGAGTACATCAAGGCCTTCAAGGTGGCGTCCAGCCTGGACGGACGCGTGTACACCGTGTACAAGCAGGGCGCCGACCGGAAGGACCAT GTGTTCATGGGGAACGTGGACAACGACAGCACCAAGACCAATCTGTTCGACCCGCCCATCATCGCTCGCTTCCTCCGCATCATCCCTGTGGTGTGCCGCAAGGCGTGCACCCTGCGTATGGAGCTGGTGGGCTGTGAGCTCAATg TAGTGTCTTCAAACACAACAGGTTGTTCCGAGTCGCTGGGGATCCGGTCCCGGTTGGTGTCGGACCGCCAGATCACGGCCTCCAGCGTGTTCCGGACCTGGGGCATCGAGGCCTTCTCCTGGCAGCCGCACTACGCCCGGCTGGACAAGCAGGGCAAGACCAACGCCTGGGCCGCAGCCAGCAACAACCGCTCCGAGTGGCTGCAG GTGGACCTGGAGTCTCCCAAGAGGGTCACGGGCATCATCACCCAGGGAGCCAAGGACTTTGGCTCCGTGCAGTTCGTCACCGCCTTCAAGGTATCCTACAGCAACGACGGCCAGTCCTGGGCCACGGTCAAGGATGACACCGCCAAGACAGACATg ATCTTCCAGGGCAACAGTGACAACAACGTCCACAAGAACAACGCCTTCGAGCCGCCCTTCTACGCACGCTTTGTGCGGGTGGTCCCGTGGGCGTGGCACGAGCGCATCACTCTGCGCATGGAGCTGCTGGGCTGCAATGAGTAg
- the LOC115551031 gene encoding lactadherin isoform X3: protein MKTLSCFSLYLPLFAVSLVFGAISTVNGDYCVVNKCSNGGICVTGSGEPFICICPDGFTGDTCNETETGPCNPNPCTNDGVCVATGHTRRGDVFSEYVCECQLGFEGVHCQNNVNECAAKPCKNGGSCRDLEGDFVCQCPSPYVGKQCHLRCVSLLGMEGGGIAESQISASSVYYGILGLQRWGPELARLNRKGLVNAWTAAAHDRNPWIEVNMQRTMRFTGMVSQGASRMGTAEYIKAFKVASSLDGRVYTVYKQGADRKDHVFMGNVDNDSTKTNLFDPPIIARFLRIIPVVCRKACTLRMELVGCELNVVSSNTTGCSESLGIRSRLVSDRQITASSVFRTWGIEAFSWQPHYARLDKQGKTNAWAAASNNRSEWLQVDLESPKRVTGIITQGAKDFGSVQFVTAFKVSYSNDGQSWATVKDDTAKTDMIFQGNSDNNVHKNNAFEPPFYARFVRVVPWAWHERITLRMELLGCNE from the exons ATGAAGACACTATCgtgtttttcactttatttgccACTTTTCGCAGTTTCTTTGGTTTTCGGTGCCATTTCCACTGTGAACG GTGACTACTGCGTGGTGAACAAGTGCAGTAACGGAGGAATCTGTGTGACGGGTTCAGGCGAGCCCTTCATCTGTATCTGCCCCGATGGGTTCACCGGAGACACCTGCAACGAGACGGAGACCG GGCCGTGCAACCCCAACCCGTGCACAAACGACGGCGTCTGCGTTGCGACGGGCCACACGCGGCGAGGGGACGTGTTCAGCGAGTACGTCTGCGAGTGCCAGCTGGGCTTCGAGGGCGTGCACTGCCAGAACA ATGTTAATGAGTGCGCTGCCAAGCCTTGCAAAAATGGTGGATCCTGTCGTGACCTTGAAGGGGACTTTGTCTGCCAGTGCCCTTCCCCTTACGTGGGCAAACAGTGCCATCtcc GCTGTGTGTCCCTGCTGGgcatggagggagggggcatcGCTGAGTCCCAGATCTCCGCCTCCTCGGTCTACTACGGGATCCTGGGCCTGCAGCGCTGGGGCCCCGAGCTGGCCCGCCTCAACCGCAAGGGCCTGGTGAACGCCTGGACCGCCGCCGCGCACGACAGGAACCCCTGGATCGAG gTCAACATGCAGAGGACGATGCGGTTCACGGGCATGGTGAGTCAGGGCGCCAGCCGGATGGGGACGGCGGAGTACATCAAGGCCTTCAAGGTGGCGTCCAGCCTGGACGGACGCGTGTACACCGTGTACAAGCAGGGCGCCGACCGGAAGGACCAT GTGTTCATGGGGAACGTGGACAACGACAGCACCAAGACCAATCTGTTCGACCCGCCCATCATCGCTCGCTTCCTCCGCATCATCCCTGTGGTGTGCCGCAAGGCGTGCACCCTGCGTATGGAGCTGGTGGGCTGTGAGCTCAATg TAGTGTCTTCAAACACAACAGGTTGTTCCGAGTCGCTGGGGATCCGGTCCCGGTTGGTGTCGGACCGCCAGATCACGGCCTCCAGCGTGTTCCGGACCTGGGGCATCGAGGCCTTCTCCTGGCAGCCGCACTACGCCCGGCTGGACAAGCAGGGCAAGACCAACGCCTGGGCCGCAGCCAGCAACAACCGCTCCGAGTGGCTGCAG GTGGACCTGGAGTCTCCCAAGAGGGTCACGGGCATCATCACCCAGGGAGCCAAGGACTTTGGCTCCGTGCAGTTCGTCACCGCCTTCAAGGTATCCTACAGCAACGACGGCCAGTCCTGGGCCACGGTCAAGGATGACACCGCCAAGACAGACATg ATCTTCCAGGGCAACAGTGACAACAACGTCCACAAGAACAACGCCTTCGAGCCGCCCTTCTACGCACGCTTTGTGCGGGTGGTCCCGTGGGCGTGGCACGAGCGCATCACTCTGCGCATGGAGCTGCTGGGCTGCAATGAGTAg
- the LOC115551031 gene encoding lactadherin isoform X4: MKTLSCFSLYLPLFAVSLVFGAISTVNGDYCVVNKCSNGGICVTGSGEPFICICPDGFTGDTCNETETGPCNPNPCTNDGVCVATGHTRRGDVFSEYVCECQLGFEGVHCQNNVNECAAKPCKNGGSCRDLEGDFVCQCPSPYVGKQCHLRCVSLLGMEGGGIAESQISASSVYYGILGLQRWGPELARLNRKGLVNAWTAAAHDRNPWIEVNMQRTMRFTGMVSQGASRMGTAEYIKAFKVASSLDGRVYTVYKQGADRKDHVFMGNVDNDSTKTNLFDPPIIARFLRIIPVVCRKACTLRMELVGCELNGCSESLGIRSRLVSDRQITASSVFRTWGIEAFSWQPHYARLDKQGKTNAWAAASNNRSEWLQVDLESPKRVTGIITQGAKDFGSVQFVTAFKVSYSNDGQSWATVKDDTAKTDMIFQGNSDNNVHKNNAFEPPFYARFVRVVPWAWHERITLRMELLGCNE; this comes from the exons ATGAAGACACTATCgtgtttttcactttatttgccACTTTTCGCAGTTTCTTTGGTTTTCGGTGCCATTTCCACTGTGAACG GTGACTACTGCGTGGTGAACAAGTGCAGTAACGGAGGAATCTGTGTGACGGGTTCAGGCGAGCCCTTCATCTGTATCTGCCCCGATGGGTTCACCGGAGACACCTGCAACGAGACGGAGACCG GGCCGTGCAACCCCAACCCGTGCACAAACGACGGCGTCTGCGTTGCGACGGGCCACACGCGGCGAGGGGACGTGTTCAGCGAGTACGTCTGCGAGTGCCAGCTGGGCTTCGAGGGCGTGCACTGCCAGAACA ATGTTAATGAGTGCGCTGCCAAGCCTTGCAAAAATGGTGGATCCTGTCGTGACCTTGAAGGGGACTTTGTCTGCCAGTGCCCTTCCCCTTACGTGGGCAAACAGTGCCATCtcc GCTGTGTGTCCCTGCTGGgcatggagggagggggcatcGCTGAGTCCCAGATCTCCGCCTCCTCGGTCTACTACGGGATCCTGGGCCTGCAGCGCTGGGGCCCCGAGCTGGCCCGCCTCAACCGCAAGGGCCTGGTGAACGCCTGGACCGCCGCCGCGCACGACAGGAACCCCTGGATCGAG gTCAACATGCAGAGGACGATGCGGTTCACGGGCATGGTGAGTCAGGGCGCCAGCCGGATGGGGACGGCGGAGTACATCAAGGCCTTCAAGGTGGCGTCCAGCCTGGACGGACGCGTGTACACCGTGTACAAGCAGGGCGCCGACCGGAAGGACCAT GTGTTCATGGGGAACGTGGACAACGACAGCACCAAGACCAATCTGTTCGACCCGCCCATCATCGCTCGCTTCCTCCGCATCATCCCTGTGGTGTGCCGCAAGGCGTGCACCCTGCGTATGGAGCTGGTGGGCTGTGAGCTCAATg GTTGTTCCGAGTCGCTGGGGATCCGGTCCCGGTTGGTGTCGGACCGCCAGATCACGGCCTCCAGCGTGTTCCGGACCTGGGGCATCGAGGCCTTCTCCTGGCAGCCGCACTACGCCCGGCTGGACAAGCAGGGCAAGACCAACGCCTGGGCCGCAGCCAGCAACAACCGCTCCGAGTGGCTGCAG GTGGACCTGGAGTCTCCCAAGAGGGTCACGGGCATCATCACCCAGGGAGCCAAGGACTTTGGCTCCGTGCAGTTCGTCACCGCCTTCAAGGTATCCTACAGCAACGACGGCCAGTCCTGGGCCACGGTCAAGGATGACACCGCCAAGACAGACATg ATCTTCCAGGGCAACAGTGACAACAACGTCCACAAGAACAACGCCTTCGAGCCGCCCTTCTACGCACGCTTTGTGCGGGTGGTCCCGTGGGCGTGGCACGAGCGCATCACTCTGCGCATGGAGCTGCTGGGCTGCAATGAGTAg